The sequence cttttctttcggGTGGGAGGTGTGGGCACTGCAACTGTTGTTAGAACTAGGGCAGTAGCAAAATTTTGATGTATTCTGATTGTAAATTCTTTacagttttgttttttttctttcccaTAAGTATATTAGGTTGAACAAACCTGAAACTTTCAACAAAAGCCTCCTACGTGAACCCTAACCACTAATAAACAAGAAACTAGTAAAAGAAAGAAAGAGGAGGGAGGAAACAGAAATTGGTTATGGATCATCTAAATTTAGTTTTCCTTAAAACTCTTTTGAAACATTAAATAGGCATTTTCATTGTAGGTCCAGACATCTCTAGTGTGATACTTCAGAGTGAAATCATATCTAAGATTATTGGGACTGAAGATGACCTTCATGATTATTTTCATGACATAGCGAAAAAAAAGTCATTTCCTGCATTTTCGTTTTTGAATAGATATTCTTAGGACTAAGCCTAAGCACTAAAGTGTCAAAGTTTTTAACACATAGTTGAAGTATTGTTTCATTACTATGGTTCGTGTCTACCTGCCATTCAAGTGGTATGTTACCTTGGTGATGGTTAGGTTGTGATTTACTTTGTAAATGATCATATATTCTACTAGAAGGAAGGAAGAAATCTAACTCGGAATTACCATAAGTGGTGTGAATGTGAAAACAATGTGCACGGGTAGGAAAACCATTTGTTCTTGTACGTATATTTGCTGTGTGGTGTGCACTGCTTCGGTGTTTAAATATATTTTCACCATATATTTCAACAAATCTGTATGAACTTCAGAAGATTCCTTTCTTTGAAGGTTTAGGATGTGATCGTGCATTTTGTGGTGCCTATTGGCATTCCCTGGGGGTTACAGGAAGTGGTATCCATCCTGTCTGCAGTCGTGAAATTTTGAAACCCGTAAGCACATTGTTTTCTCCTGATGCGCATGCTCATTGATCATTATCTCAGTTGCTGGTTGAGTGCTCGTGGACTTTTGtctttgacttactttaatgcGTGTCTTATCATTTGGACAATTGCGCAGTTTGGAGTACCATATCTTTCATGGCGTAAATATTGTCTtcttttttgttgaaaaattcattttctatgtttttgttttttctttcttGATGAATATTATTCTGCAGATTACTGAGCGCTCAGTCTCTAGGATACCCTTTTTGGTGCACGAAAAGAATAGACACGAACAAGACGTATTGAAATCTTCATACTTCTCTttgttctttctttctttttgtttGTTATATTCACATATTCTCTTTCCTCTTTGCAGATAACTGAAAAATGCTTAAGGCAGATGGGAAAATCATTGCAGGATGTCATCTCAGAATGGCTCACAAAAATGAATAACCGAGAAATAGGCAAATCCTCTTTCACCACTTCTTTCGATcaattttatcaatatttttttcctgAACTAAGACAAATATTGTGGCCAATGTCTTTTGTCACTTGACACATCTTGGATATCCTTGATGTTGCTCGGGGTTGGTTTAGGATTTTAATTGGTGCGTATCTGCTTTGGGAATAAAAACTTTTGACttaaattttgttttggttttcttcttcttttcagaCAGGACAAGGCTACCATTGAATCATTCTGAGATGATCAATCCGCAGACATACGTCTGCAAGTAAGTTAGTTATTCTGTACATCACTATGTTATACATGTCTGCTTTTATGCAAATCCAGTCGATGTCATATTATGTAAAGCTGAAAAAGTACTAGCTTCTGAACTTGGAATTTAGTGGTTATTGAATATAATTAGACCCCTTAAAGTTTGTTGAAGATAATGGCTGCCATCGTGCTATGTTTGTTGTCTTCCATTAAATCTAATTAGCACACATGACGATCAAAATTGTTTGACTCTTTCTTCTCATAACTCTATTTTACTGAGTCCAAGCACAAAGTAAATTTGTTTTTGTTGGGCTTTGATTAAATGCAGTGAGTGCTACGACAAATTAGTCTCGTTTCTCTTATACTGGTTCCGTGTCACATTACCAAAACATGTAAGCTTCTGCTTCCTTGGGCAATTTTCAATTTCAGTGGCTCATTCTCATAGTTTTCTCACTTTCTGCACTGTGAGTTGAAAGTTTATAAACTGTACTGGTTTGACATCAAATAGCAGATCTTTTAACAAACTATCTTTCTGATTGTAGCCTagcaatttttaattttttgactACTTTCTTTCTGATTATTTTAACTCCTAGCGGCGGATTCTGtcataaatcatttaaatttctAACCTCTCACTCATCAATATGCATGAACTAAGTCCAGGTTTCTGATTGTTGCCTagcaatttttaattttttgactACTTTCTTTCTGATTATTTTAACTCCTACCGGCGGATTCTGTCATAAATCATTTAATTCTAACCTCTGACTCATCAATATGCATGAACTAAGTCCAGGTTCTTTTCCTCCTGGAAATAATCGTTGTTTGTTGATGTTTATGTTGATGGTAATTTGAATGATTAAactatttgtaaatttttgtaGTACCTACCTTCGGAGGCACTACAGAGGGAAGACTGCTGGTATGGATCAGCATGTCGAACACAACACCATAACGAAGAACATGCTCGTAAGAGGAACCACGTCTGTCGCCCGACCAGGGGTACCCATATGTCGTAATGTTTTCACCATGTTGTCTTATGTAGTGAAATCTTATGAAGAATCTGGCAAAACTTTACTATTTAATGTTGATGGTATCCTTTTATGTTACCGTAATAGCCATCATAGATTCATAATGGCATTACTGTTTTTGTGCCTTTGGGGTTTCCTAGGCGTGTAAATGAtttcaatcaattcagatataaaaaaaatttaaagctcGAATTTGAGTACGTGCTCGGTAAGTTTGAATAGTTATATGTATTTTGCTCAAATTCGGCTTGAATGCTGAGTTATTCGAACTAGTTCTCAATTCGGCTTGAATTTGAGCTCAGGGCAATATTTAGAGAACAAcccaataaattaaaaacataTACTTACATCTAGAAGACATtatttgtggggacctcgggttgctaatctcatcttagggcaataaacgattaattaactattaatcatataataaaagaatattcaaaccaattttttttttttttcagaaccccacgcgcgcctgcgccccacttcaggcgcgcccgcgcataggtttcggacagaatctggtaaaatgataaacataaaagttgtagatatttgtcttagctttccaatgccaccaaccgcaccctaatcggaattttcaataaaaagttatgctcattctaccaagaagggtcggtgcagaaatttacaaaaattatcaaaagctacaacaaagatcaaagttgctagggctatttcaaatctgaaaatttgcatacataatctcaatatgtccgaagcataaacacatgcatatctagacataacaataatcgcatacatgttcctaaggtgcaatacaataaactcaattctaagttttctaagctcaaactaaatcaacaccttctaacatgcatttgacagtaatctattcttagcccgaagtcaccacatgctaatctttctcaatcttgagctatccaagccacatctgactcgctcatgccccaaacctgatgcaatgcacacatacaaataaagcaacagccggatagctccggtgagaataaatctcagtataaatAGCATGTATATACATCATCTAAACATATAACTAATTCACATCTTGaattaacataacatgctagcatttataaacgcataatctaaaccatataagtctctaggttaatgcataaatgcaatgcatgtgccaaggaatagactagcaaagctgataccaataaagcttggttctttgggatcccgaggaataaaatagctCTCAAACTaccgacactcccattcgaggcagcatcaagtattttactcctctgactttggtgcaactatagtgagtcttctggctctgaacataaatccatattctgtgccatgagtcaagctgactatagaaataaatctacattccatgccactcactacagctctccaaacgtcatctgcactctaggcgatggctgctctctgtgctattaaggctggagttcaagatgaatgaaatataagctgtatgcattaaaagctataaaacaccttgaacacttgCTCAATAACCAACTAAGCAAAACAAAGTAGCTAATCACATAAAGATAGCAATAAATCTGCAAGCatctcataaaacatgtaaaacatgttcaatacagcaaATAATACAAATCAGCTTACAcaggtaaacatttacataaatgttttgggaaattcaagaaaatagctatcctgaataatctatcccatttatgtaaacgtaaaccataacatatataaaaacaggaaagtatgtgattttaggcaactcgataagcaaaacaatctcgagttattctgcccatcttattaatgtctattcatacctgcatTTCTGATTCAAATAGCTGACACTCTGtcaattcttgatcaactacaagctgtccaaatctgacatcaaattctgcttatttcaatcagtgctacttgaaggtattctcgattcaacttcaaacactttaagtcattcgaactcgaactcgtcaattcaacttcgataatcttcaagtcaaatctgaaaataatgtataacatatctaaacatcaatttccaatctgaatcgatgtttctttaaagctgatacatttcaaatctgactaacacaatcgaaattcaaaccgacgtcacaactattcgaattcgataaatctttcgattcaaatatcattatacctTCATTCTAAATATAAccacatattcaattcatccactaaacacttgaatatgagctctagacatatagaatgaataacaattcaaaatcttgaaccggcggcgtaacggattAAAACCGGAAATtctaaaagcttaaacatcaattagACAATCTTATAAGTATCATAACATCCATAATTCAGCAGCCTAATCACGTGAATTGCAGCCctcaaaattcagaatttcgataattctttcaatattccaaaacatgtccaaacgacgatcttttctcgatccgtcttagatatattatcgtcgtatatgctagaacatgtttatacaatcaaatcttaattctaacaacaacataaaattcaaacatggtataacttcataaaacttacgtcaaaacgtagcactcggagctgtgatcgcaaatatacgatcaatcggaaattctaccgggcggattgaaTTTAAGCGGGACTTAAAAAGGCAAAAATGGTTGAAACCCCTTTCTTTCCTCCTTTCTCGGCCACTTTCTGGAAATCTGATGAATTTCCTTCTGATTACACGTTTTATTCAGCCAAGTTGCAAGGAATTTGCAGTTTGGTCCttaaactttggcctaattgcaattcagtccccggacaagcgatttaattcaatttcaatcctaaataagttaagaatattagaatttaattctaaactctaaatattctcaaattaaatattctcgtattaaaattaaatcatttcggaccttatcgcattatAGTCCCTGAACTAcccaatatttgcaaattggcccttgctcggatttcatcctcaaattaaatctgtGATATTTATCatattggaattcacatcttaaattccataaatatcaattgcaaatatttttaatcttttaatttaagaattccggatattaaaatcttaaaatccaaaaatcctcaaattaaatatttctgacccgaaattgaaatctccaatttccataaattcttaaattcatcttttcacttttcttcgaaatttaaatcttaaatcccgtaattaagaacttaatattttcgggccttacaattcctcccttctaaggaatgatttcgtcctcgaaatcgcattcgatcttactgctgattctcataagttgtatagctgactgaagtaatactgacttcaattctctgagctatcgatatctattctgatatcttctcttctatcatagcttaatcttctttctgattgtttctgcaatcatatctattCGCATTCACATATAATTgttgagtcaacttatatctaagttgctctttcttgtgatctaactctgcatcaATTACTTTGtcttgcttacaatcttatcAACTTCTGTTGCATCTGAATTGAATACACATACATGTTCTAGCTGATATtattcagccaatgcatatggataacaattcatctatctaaTACTTCATgcttgagtattaatcaataagctagatcaaatactcatagaaATCAATTCTGAAATTTCTTTCTAAATCTACTGATGCTCGATAAACAATTTCTGAATTGATCATTCTGCTCAAGCTTCAAATCTCTATATCTGTTGCCCATTTTCTAGCTCAGTCACTGCTGTTCTATTTCTGTTCAaaacaatcttcacattctctatcattTCTTGACTCATAACTGGTCAAATAGCTGATAGTTCTGAAAGATCATTTCTATATAAAGACAtttctgtgtttctgatcaatcaatcatcaaaatactgtATTTATAGCTATTCAAGAGCTCTTacaggaatcatagtaatcaagtggcacataatcaatcaatta comes from Henckelia pumila isolate YLH828 chromosome 4, ASM3356847v2, whole genome shotgun sequence and encodes:
- the LOC140863637 gene encoding uncharacterized protein isoform X4, yielding MRYMFKVMPAEEICQKQLQIVLDPEHTKCSICLSVWHDVVTVAPCLHNFCNGCFSEWLKRCQEKHSSILCPECRAVVQFVGRNHFLHNIEEDILQADSTLRRSSEDIALLDSYASIKSPLVINSGRKFSRKRARAPPDEENAPCPQCDNEYAGFQCNQNTIHLQCQTCGGMMPSRSNASVPQHCLGCDRAFCGAYWHSLGVTGSGIHPVCSREILKPITERSVSRIPFLVHEKNRHEQDITEKCLRQMGKSLQDVISEWLTKMNNREIDRTRLPLNHSEMINPQTYVCNTYLRRHYRGKTAGMDQHVEHNTITKNMLVRGTTSVARPGVPICRNVFTMLSYVVKSYEESGKTLLFNVDGILLCYRNSHHRFIMALLFLCLWGFLGV